A single region of the Lycium barbarum isolate Lr01 chromosome 2, ASM1917538v2, whole genome shotgun sequence genome encodes:
- the LOC132626089 gene encoding probable methyltransferase PMT2, with product MANKSSGDNRTRTSVSILIVAGLCCFFYLLGAWQRSGIGKGDNIALAVTKSGQNCNILPNLNFETSHGGQAGSIDDSQTEIKEFKPCHPRYTDHTPCQDQKLAMKFPRENMIYRERHCPPPEKKLRCLIPAPKGYVTPFPWPKSRDYVPYANAPYKSLTVEKAIQNWIQYEGNVFRFPGGGTQFPQGADKYIDQLASVIPIQNGTVRTALDTGCGVASWGAYLWKRNVIAMSFAPRDSHEAQVQFALERGVPAVIGVLGTVKMPYPSKAFDMAHCSRCLIPWGAADGILMMEVDRVLRPGGYWVLSGPPINWKTNYKAWQRPKKELQEEQRKIEEIAKRLCWEKKSQKGETAIWQKSMDADSCRSGKEDSEAALCKSADPDDVWYNKMEACVTPSKGNGDDKGLKPFPERLFAIPPRIANGLVSGVSVEAYLEDNKNWKKHVSAYKKINKLIDTGRYRNIMDMNSGLGGFAAALQSPKLWVMNVMPTIAEKNTLGVVYERGLIGIYHDWCEAFSTYPRTYDLIHANGLFSLYKDKCDFEDILLEMDRILRPEGAVILRDDVDVLIKVKKIIGGMRWDFKLMDHEDGPLVPEKILVAVKKYWTVGDNNSTSTR from the exons CAATCTTAATAGTAGCTGGTCTCTGTTGCTTCTTCTATTTGCTCGGGGCATGGCAAAGAAGTGGCATTGGGAAGGGAGATAATATAGCTCTGGCAGTCACCAAGAGTGGTCAGAACTGCAATATCCTACCAAATCTCAATTTCGAGACTAGTCATGGTGGCCAAGCAGGTAGTATTGATGATTCACAAACAGAAATAAAAGAATTTAAGCCATGTCATCCTCGTTACACTGATCATACACCATGTCAAGATCAAAAACTTGCTATGAAATTCCCAAGGGAAAATATGATTTATCGAGAAAGGCATTGTCCGCCTCCAGAAAAGAAGTTGCGTTGCCTTATTCCGGCACCTAAAGGGTATGTTACCCCATTCCCATGGCCAAAAAGTCGGGATTATGTTCCATATGCCAACGCTCCGTATAAGAGCTTGACGGTCGAGAAGGCCATTCAAAACTGGATTCAGTATGAAGGTAATGTGTTTAGGTTTCCTGGAGGAGGGACACAGTTTCCTCAAGGAGCAGATAAGTATATTGATCAGCTTGCTTCAGTAATCCCAATTCAAAATGGAACTGTTCGGACTGCTCTGGACACTGGTTGCGGG GTTGCAAGTTGGGGTGCTTATCTTTGGAAAAGGAATGTCATTGCAATGTCATTTGCTCCAAGAGACTCACATGAAGCTCAGGTTCAGTTTGCTCTTGAGAGGGGTGTACCTGCTGTTATTGGCGTACTAGGAACAGTCAAAATGCCATATCCATCTAAGGCCTTTGATATGGCTCATTGTTCTCGTTGTCTAATCCCATGGGGAGCTGCTG ATGGAATCCTCATGATGGAAGTTGATAGAGTTCTTCGACCTGGTGGCTACTGGGTGCTTTCTGGTCCTCCGATCAATTGGAAGACTAATTACAAGGCCTGGCAGCGTCCCAAGAAGGAACTTCAGGAAGAACAAAGAAAGATTGAAGAGATTGCTAAACGTCTTTGCTGGGAGAAAAAATCCCAGAAGGGAGAAACTGCTATATGGCAGAAAAGTATGGATGCTGACTCATGCCGTTCTGGAAAAGAAGATTCTGAAGCTGCACTCTGTAAATCTGCAGATCCAGATGACGTCTG GTACAACAAAATGGAAGCATGCGTAACACCAAGCAAAGGCAATGGTGATGACAAGGGTCTAAAGCCATTCCCTGAGAGACTTTTTGCTATTCCCCCAAGAATTGCTAACGGACTAGTTTCTGGAGTCTCCGTTGAGGCATATCTGGAAGACAACAAAAACTGGAAGAAGCATGTAAGTGCTTATAAGAAAATTAACAAACTCATCGACACAGGAAGGTACCGTAATATCATGGACATGAATTCTGGGCTTGGAGGTTTTGCTGCAGCTCTTCAATCTCCCAAGTTGTGGGTTATGAATGTTATGCCTACGATAGCCGAGAAAAATACCTTGGGAGTCGTGTATGAACGAGGGCTTATCGGAATTTATCATGACTG GTGTGAAGCATTCTCTACGTACCCAAGGACGTATGATCTCATTCATGCTAATGGTCTTTTCAGTTTATACAAGGACAA GTGTGACTTTGAAGACATTCTCTTAGAGATGGACCGTATTTTGCGGCCAGAAGGCGCTGTTATTCTGAGGGACGACGTAGACGTGCTAATTAAGGTGAAGAAGATAATAGGAGGTATGAGATGGGACTTTAAATTGATGGATCATGAAGACGGCCCCCTTGTTCCCGAAAAA